A genomic window from Microbacterium sp. H1-D42 includes:
- a CDS encoding FHA domain-containing protein — protein MSELMLLLLRVGFLVMLWFFVFGVVYSLRADLFGVRVRKMPAGEAGAVPVASTPARPPRPSGAGVKGATHLVITSGPKVGLEVPLGTADSMSIGRSSESGLVIRDDYTSSHHARLSRRGDIWTLQDLGSTNGTFLDGQRLSDAPVQVAIGTPIKVGATTFELRA, from the coding sequence ATGAGTGAACTGATGCTCCTGCTGCTGCGGGTCGGCTTCCTGGTGATGCTGTGGTTCTTCGTCTTCGGCGTCGTCTACTCGCTGCGCGCGGACCTGTTCGGCGTCCGGGTCCGCAAGATGCCGGCCGGTGAAGCTGGCGCGGTTCCCGTGGCATCCACCCCCGCTCGTCCCCCGCGACCCAGCGGCGCCGGCGTCAAGGGCGCAACCCACCTCGTGATCACGTCCGGACCCAAAGTCGGTCTCGAAGTGCCCCTCGGCACCGCGGACTCCATGTCGATCGGCCGCTCCAGCGAATCGGGCCTCGTCATCCGCGACGACTACACCTCCAGCCACCACGCCCGGCTCTCCCGTCGCGGTGACATCTGGACTCTGCAGGACCTCGGCTCGACCAACGGCACGTTCCTCGACGGGCAGCGCCTGAGCGACGCCCCGGTGCAGGTCGCCATCGGCACGCCCATCAAGGTCGGCGCCACGACATTCGAGCTGCGAGCGTAA
- a CDS encoding protein phosphatase 2C domain-containing protein: MVFEGSSAAISHTGKVRSNNQDSGYSGANLFVVADGMGGHAGGDVASTIAIGRMEALDKAYADTDDAQASLQAAATTAATDLVRASKERPELAGLGTTLSAIIMVDDYAVIGHIGDSRIYLYRDDALTQITTDHTFVQRLVDSGRITLEEARYHPRRSVLMRVLSDMDIAPDLDMFVMPTQPGDRWMLCSDGLSGVVDELHIAKVMSLGLAPGRTADNLLKQALDGGAPDNVTVVLVDVGGAHPLSSGTPTIVGAASNPSDLPVPTARPSLSSWLHPVRQAANEPSHFEPDSDYFEEIIEEDRRRARRRRAAWLVGLFLAILALVGAGMLAYNWTQTRYFVGADDDSVVIFRGVQQSLGPISLSTEVHDTQILLADLPTYQRDSVERTINARSFADAVAITERLRGSVLAPVPESTPVPEIDPSATPTPGATTPAATTEVPTP, encoded by the coding sequence ATGGTCTTCGAGGGCTCGAGCGCTGCGATCTCCCACACCGGGAAGGTCCGCTCCAACAACCAGGATTCCGGATATTCCGGCGCGAACCTGTTCGTCGTCGCAGACGGCATGGGCGGTCACGCCGGCGGCGACGTCGCCTCGACCATCGCCATCGGCCGGATGGAAGCCCTCGACAAGGCCTACGCCGACACCGATGACGCCCAGGCGTCACTGCAGGCCGCCGCGACCACAGCCGCCACCGACCTCGTGCGCGCATCGAAGGAGCGCCCTGAGCTCGCCGGCCTCGGCACCACGCTCAGCGCCATCATCATGGTCGATGACTACGCCGTCATCGGACACATCGGCGACTCGCGCATCTACCTGTACCGCGACGACGCGCTCACCCAGATCACCACCGACCACACGTTCGTGCAGAGACTGGTGGACTCCGGCCGCATCACGCTGGAAGAGGCCAGGTACCACCCGCGCCGCTCGGTGCTGATGCGCGTGCTCAGCGACATGGACATCGCCCCCGACCTGGACATGTTCGTCATGCCCACCCAGCCGGGCGACCGCTGGATGCTGTGCTCCGACGGTCTGTCCGGCGTCGTCGACGAACTGCACATCGCCAAGGTGATGAGCCTGGGGCTGGCACCTGGCCGCACCGCCGACAACCTGCTCAAGCAGGCCCTCGACGGCGGCGCACCCGACAACGTCACCGTCGTGCTCGTGGACGTCGGCGGCGCCCACCCGCTCTCGTCGGGCACGCCGACGATCGTCGGTGCGGCATCCAACCCCTCCGACCTGCCGGTGCCCACCGCACGCCCCTCGCTCAGCAGCTGGTTGCACCCGGTGCGCCAGGCCGCCAACGAGCCCAGCCACTTCGAACCCGACTCGGACTACTTCGAGGAGATCATCGAAGAGGATCGTCGCCGCGCGCGGCGACGGCGGGCCGCATGGCTGGTCGGGCTGTTCCTCGCGATCCTCGCCCTCGTCGGCGCGGGGATGCTGGCGTACAACTGGACCCAGACCCGCTACTTCGTCGGTGCTGACGACGACAGCGTGGTGATCTTCCGCGGGGTGCAGCAGAGCCTCGGACCGATCTCGCTGTCGACCGAGGTGCATGACACGCAGATCCTGTTGGCCGACCTGCCGACGTATCAGCGGGACTCTGTCGAACGGACCATCAATGCGCGCTCGTTCGCGGACGCGGTGGCGATCACCGAGCGCCTTCGGGGCAGCGTGCTCGCCCCGGTTCCCGAATCGACTCCCGTCCCCGAGATCGACCCCAGCGCGACGCCGACGCCTGGCGCGACGACGCCTGCCGCAACGACGGAGGTGCCGACGCCATGA